In the Pseudorasbora parva isolate DD20220531a chromosome 23, ASM2467924v1, whole genome shotgun sequence genome, one interval contains:
- the hrh2b gene encoding histamine receptor H2b produces the protein MTLTALRWVVLVAFIAMTVCGNVLVCLAVATSRHLHQISSCFILSLAVTDLLLGLLVLPLSAMLELRNGRWPLGGVFCNIYISLDVMLCSASILTLLAISVDRYLAISRPLCYPRRVTPRRVAITLTAIWTCSLAASFVSINLGWNTSDFRVQNLDWVMWDEGEEGRTCRYEWNNKYVLLKAFGIFYLPLLVMCGMYHRIFCVAREQVRRIRATTPSFAQAANAVATAREHKATVTLAAVLGAFVICWFPYFTYFTYMGMFAETHPNKLTHSIVLWLGYLNSALNPILYPALNRDFRRACVQLLCCRRSNQGDLHFVRPF, from the exons ATGACGCTCACTGCCCTGCGATGGGTGGTACTGGTGGCCTTCATTGCTATGACTGTTTGTGGAAACGTGCTGGTTTGTCTGGCTGTGGCCACCAGTCGTCATCTGCACCAGATTAGTAGCTGTTTTATACTATCACTGGCCGTGACAGACTTGCTGCTGGGTTTGCTGGTACTGCCACTCTCTGCCATGCTGGAATTACGCAACGGGAGATGGCCTCTCGGTGGTGTTTTTTGCAACATCTACATCTCTCTGGATGTAATGCTCTGCAGTGCTTCAATCCTCACTCTACTGGCCATTAGTGTTGATCGTTATCTTGCGATTTCCAGGCCGCTCTGCTATCCCAGGAGGGTCACACCTAGGAGGGTCGCGATCACTCTGACTGCAATCTGGACATGCTCTCTGGCCGCGTCCTTTGTGTCTATTAACCTAGGCTGGAACACATCTGACTTTAGAGTGCAAAACCTGGACTGGGTCATGTGGGATGAAGGAGAGGAAGGCAGGACCTGCCGCTATGAATGGAATAATAAATATGTGCTGCTGAAAGCATTTGGAATCTTCTACCTCCCTCTACTGGTCATGTGTGGAATGTACCATCGTATATTCTGTGTTGCACGTGAGCAG GTGCGCCGTATACGGGCAACCACTCCATCCTTTGCGCAGGCTGCAAATGCAGTTGCCACTGCGCGGGAACACAAGGCCACAGTGACCCTGGCCGCAGTGCTTGGTGCTTTTGTCATTTGCTGGTTCCCCTATTTCACCTACTTCACATACATGGGAATGTTCGCAGAGACCCATCCGAACAAATTGACTCACTCTATCGTTCTTTGGTTGGGGTATCTCAACTCTGCACTGAACCCCATTCTCTACCCAGCCTTAAACCGGGATTTCCGTCGGGCATGCGTACAGCTGCTCTGCTGTAGACGCAGCAATCAGGGCGATTTGCATTTTGTTCGCCCCTTCTGA